One window from the genome of Oryctolagus cuniculus chromosome 1, mOryCun1.1, whole genome shotgun sequence encodes:
- the LOC100347624 gene encoding putative olfactory receptor 8G3 → MRKMAGGNHSTLTVFILAGLTEKPELQLPLFLLFLGIYVVTVVGNLGMITLIGLSSHLHTPMYYFLSSLSFIDLCQSTVITPKMLVNFVTEKNIISYPECMIQLYVFLVFVISECHMLAAMSYDRYVAICNPLLYNVTMSYKLCSWLVVGVYAIGLVGATVHTVCILKVGFCKADIINHYFCDLFPLLELSCSSTSINEVVVLCFSAFNILVPTVATLSSYTFIIVSIFAIHSAKGRSKAFSTCSSHISAVGVFFGSTAFMYLQPPSVSSMEQGKVSSVFYTIIVPMLNPFIYSLRNKDVKFALKKILVRKPYLSLSLRIS, encoded by the exons ATGAGGAAAATGGCAGGAGGAAATCATTCCACACTCACGGTCTTTATCTTGGCTGGACTAACAGAGAAACCAGagctccagctgcccctcttcctcctgTTCTTGGGAATCTATGTGGTCACTGTGGTGGGGAACCTGGGCATGATCACACTGATTGGGCTCAGTTCTCACctgcacacccccatgtactaTTTCCTCAGCAGTCTTTCCTTCATTGATCTCTGCCAATCCACGGTCATTACCCCCAAAATGTTGGTGAACTTCGTGACAGAGAAGAACATCATCTCCTACCCTGAATGCATGATCCAactctatgtcttcctggtttttGTTATATCAGAATGTCACATGTTGGCTGCAATGTCCTATGATCGCTATGTTGCCATATGTAACCCATTGCTTTACAATGTAACAATGTCTTATAAGCTCTGTAGTTGGTTAGTAGTTGGGGTGTATGCCATAGGCTTGGTTGGCGCTACAGTTCATACAGTCTGCATATTAAAAGTGGGTTTCTGTAAGGCTGACATAATCAATCATTACTTCTGTGATCTTTTCCCACTACTGGAGCTCTCCTGCTCCAGTACTTCCATCAATGAAGTAGTAGTTCTGTGCTTCAGTGCATTTAATATCCTTGTCCCAACAGTGGCCACCCTCAGCTCTTACACCTTCATCATTGTCAGTATCTTTGCCATTCATTCAGCCAAAGGCCGGTCTAAAGCCTTCAGCACTTGCAGCTCCCATATTTCAGCTGTTGGTGTCTTCTTTGGTTCTACAGCATTTATGTATCTACAACCACCATCTGTCAGCTCAATGGAACAAGGAAAAGTATCTTCTGTATTTTATACTATTATTGTGCCCATGCTGAACCCCTTTATCTACAGTTTGAGGAATAAAGATGTCAAATTTGCATTGAAGAAAATTTTGGTCAGGAAACCAT acctctctctctctctaagaatctcc